The following coding sequences lie in one Halomonas sp. 'Soap Lake #6' genomic window:
- a CDS encoding preprotein translocase subunit YajC, giving the protein MEWLIIVLILMFVITPVMWLRPSPQQKRQMALRESARKQGVAIKMDKPPLHHFRGTMPAYRWYYPQDAPGPTFVLLREESASAALELYHAGWRWRIAPLRELPDNATDPFKALLERLPQDALVIESTPHSLTLWWWESQNAERFTTYLGDFNQLRSALGGLSDRPVKPLGAQNVGRHFF; this is encoded by the coding sequence ATGGAATGGTTAATCATTGTGTTGATATTGATGTTCGTTATTACGCCAGTGATGTGGCTTAGGCCAAGCCCCCAGCAGAAGCGGCAGATGGCTCTGCGTGAAAGTGCTCGGAAGCAAGGGGTGGCAATTAAAATGGATAAACCCCCGCTGCACCATTTTAGGGGTACCATGCCTGCGTACCGCTGGTACTATCCACAGGATGCGCCTGGGCCTACGTTTGTTTTGCTAAGAGAAGAAAGTGCCAGTGCTGCGCTTGAGCTTTACCATGCTGGGTGGCGGTGGCGTATCGCGCCGCTACGAGAGCTGCCTGATAACGCCACCGATCCTTTCAAGGCGCTACTTGAGCGTTTGCCTCAAGATGCGCTAGTGATCGAATCCACCCCCCACTCGCTCACCTTGTGGTGGTGGGAGTCCCAAAACGCCGAGCGCTTTACGACTTACCTGGGTGATTTTAATCAGCTAAGAAGTGCGCTCGGCGGGTTGTCAGATAGGCCTGTTAAGCCTTTGGGCGCTCAAAACGTAGGGCGCCACTTTTTTTAG
- a CDS encoding fatty acid--CoA ligase yields the protein MSTITPKILPPTPSAASSPLLIGDLLESGVRMAGKNQIVYRDQCRHDYRHFRERVHQLAHTLAALGVKAGDVVAMLDWDSHRYLECFFAIPMIGAVLHTVNVRLAPEQILYTMEHAEDVFVLVHEDFVPLLEPLADKLPNIRGYLLCQEDAKNVSTSLPLVGEFEALLSEQPSHYDFPTFDENAVATLFYTTGTTGNPKGVFFTHRQLVLHTLGEASTFQAPGCELLNRDKVYMPITPMFHVHAWGVPYTATLMGATQVYPGRYEPEMLIKLLVSEKVDFSHCVPTLLNMVVSADAVASKQVDLNGWKVLVGGSALTQALVSRAWSLGIDTRSAYGMSETCPLLTADILPLDVGEADFDTQLPWRCKAGLPVPLVKLQVVDADGKPLPHDGKSVGEVRAQAPWLTQAYYKEEQRSEELWRDGWLHTGDVGSIDEHGFLAISDRIKDVIKTGGEWLSSLELESYISQCPGVAEVAVIGIADDKWGERPAALVVPSDLGNPPTAEDVQAFMEQFVKLGAINRWGIPSLIRMVDEIPKTSVGKLDKKRIRTEI from the coding sequence ATGTCGACGATAACACCAAAGATTCTTCCTCCAACGCCTTCAGCGGCCAGCTCACCCCTATTAATCGGTGACCTACTGGAATCAGGCGTTCGCATGGCGGGAAAAAATCAGATCGTGTACCGCGATCAATGTCGTCATGACTATCGGCATTTTCGTGAACGAGTCCATCAACTTGCCCATACTCTGGCTGCCCTGGGGGTGAAAGCAGGGGATGTTGTCGCTATGCTGGATTGGGACAGCCACCGTTATCTTGAGTGCTTTTTTGCTATTCCTATGATTGGCGCTGTGCTGCACACGGTGAATGTGCGTCTGGCGCCTGAGCAGATTCTGTACACAATGGAGCACGCTGAGGATGTGTTTGTGTTGGTACATGAAGATTTTGTGCCACTGCTTGAGCCACTAGCAGACAAATTACCCAACATACGCGGCTACTTGTTGTGCCAGGAAGACGCTAAAAATGTCAGTACCTCTCTACCTTTGGTTGGAGAATTTGAAGCGTTATTAAGTGAGCAGCCTAGTCATTACGATTTTCCCACATTTGATGAAAATGCTGTCGCAACGCTGTTTTACACCACAGGCACCACCGGCAATCCGAAAGGCGTGTTTTTTACCCATCGGCAGTTGGTGCTACATACCCTGGGCGAAGCCAGCACTTTTCAAGCGCCGGGTTGTGAGCTGCTCAATCGCGATAAGGTGTACATGCCCATCACACCGATGTTCCATGTGCATGCCTGGGGAGTGCCCTATACTGCAACGCTTATGGGGGCTACCCAAGTCTATCCTGGCCGTTACGAGCCAGAAATGTTGATCAAGCTTTTGGTAAGTGAAAAGGTCGACTTTTCCCACTGTGTCCCTACGCTACTAAATATGGTGGTAAGTGCCGACGCCGTTGCTTCAAAGCAAGTGGATCTAAACGGTTGGAAGGTGCTGGTAGGTGGGAGTGCGCTTACCCAGGCGCTGGTCAGTCGTGCTTGGTCGCTGGGGATTGATACCCGAAGCGCTTACGGCATGTCGGAAACTTGCCCGCTACTAACGGCGGATATTCTACCGCTGGATGTTGGGGAAGCGGATTTCGATACCCAGCTTCCTTGGCGTTGTAAGGCAGGGTTGCCGGTGCCGTTGGTGAAGCTGCAAGTAGTAGATGCCGATGGCAAGCCACTACCTCATGACGGTAAAAGTGTTGGTGAAGTACGCGCTCAAGCGCCTTGGCTTACCCAGGCTTATTATAAAGAAGAACAGCGTAGCGAAGAGTTATGGCGCGACGGTTGGCTACACACCGGTGATGTAGGTTCCATTGATGAGCATGGCTTCTTGGCCATTAGTGATCGCATCAAAGATGTTATTAAAACCGGGGGAGAGTGGCTCTCATCGCTTGAGTTGGAAAGTTACATCAGCCAGTGTCCAGGCGTCGCTGAAGTAGCCGTGATAGGGATTGCGGATGATAAATGGGGCGAACGGCCTGCAGCGCTGGTAGTGCCCAGTGATCTGGGCAACCCACCCACGGCAGAGGATGTACAGGCATTCATGGAGCAATTCGTCAAGCTGGGCGCTATCAACCGCTGGGGGATCCCATCACTAATTCGGATGGTTGATGAAATCCCTAAAACCAGCGTGGGTAAGTTAGATAAAAAGCGTATCCGTACTGAGATATAG
- the slyA gene encoding transcriptional regulator SlyA has translation MASSIGFRIARLPHLWRSIIDRRLAPLGLTQTRWVTLYHLWKLGEGNPQCDLARAIGVEAPSLVRTLGQLEEQGLVERRACDNDRRSKRIYLTPAAMPLLEQIDSVVLEARRQMMEGLSEEELDKLDKWLGVIEANGLAMQARDQDSPNA, from the coding sequence ATGGCTTCATCAATTGGTTTTCGAATTGCACGCTTGCCACATTTGTGGCGCTCTATCATTGACCGTAGATTGGCCCCTCTGGGGTTAACACAAACCCGCTGGGTAACGCTCTACCACCTCTGGAAACTGGGAGAAGGCAATCCCCAGTGCGACCTTGCCCGTGCTATTGGGGTCGAAGCCCCTTCACTAGTACGCACCCTTGGCCAACTGGAGGAGCAAGGCTTAGTCGAGCGTCGAGCCTGTGATAATGACCGCCGCAGCAAGCGTATCTACCTGACACCCGCGGCCATGCCTCTGCTAGAGCAAATAGATAGCGTGGTGCTCGAAGCGCGCAGACAGATGATGGAAGGACTGAGCGAAGAGGAGCTCGACAAACTGGATAAGTGGCTTGGCGTAATCGAGGCTAACGGGTTAGCCATGCAAGCGCGGGACCAAGACAGCCCCAACGCCTGA
- a CDS encoding ATP-binding cassette domain-containing protein: MTLLRLEQLQLAYGTQVLLNRADLTVEKGERLALVGRNGTGKSTLLKLVVGDIQADDGSIWRAPGLKIGVLAQELPESSGMTIFDMVAQGLPEAGELLSEYQHLINDPDPNMQRMATLQTRIEAIDGWSFHQRIDVVLTRLGLPPEAEMNALSGGWRRRVALARALVSEPDLLLLDEPTNHLDLDTIAWLEEQLLAFNGAVLLITHDRAFLSKLATNILELDRGKLGRYPGNYAEYQERKQHELEVEAREHALFDKKLAQEEVWIRQGVKARRTRNEGRVRELEQMRVERSQRRERQGTANLTVDSGERTGKRVVELKGVTQRFGDEVILRDVNLEVMRGDRIGFLGRNGAGKTTLLKILLGELAPTEGSVQLGTNLKVAYFDQLRAGLELEKTVYDNVAQGSDRVSVGGKDRHVMSYLQDFLFTPDRVRQPVKALSGGESNRLLLAKLFTQPANVLVLDEPTNDLDMETLELLEELLLDFDGTLLLVSHDRTFMDNVVTSMLAFEGEGCVREYVGGYTDWIRQGGKLPPAPWEGAARQQTEPTSIAVDKKPEPPAEPIKKTVKLSYKLQRELDALPGEIERLESEIEALEQEIGDPAFYQQEATRVTAKLQQLEGVQQGLEIAMERWMELEAMANGE; the protein is encoded by the coding sequence GTGACCTTGTTACGACTCGAACAGCTGCAACTCGCCTATGGCACCCAAGTACTGCTTAACCGCGCCGACCTCACGGTTGAAAAAGGCGAACGGCTGGCGCTGGTCGGGCGCAACGGCACCGGTAAATCAACGCTATTAAAGCTGGTGGTAGGCGATATTCAAGCCGATGATGGCTCAATTTGGCGTGCGCCAGGATTAAAAATCGGCGTGCTGGCCCAGGAATTGCCAGAATCCTCAGGTATGACCATTTTTGATATGGTTGCCCAGGGCCTACCAGAAGCAGGTGAGCTGCTGTCTGAATATCAACATTTGATTAACGATCCAGACCCTAACATGCAGCGAATGGCGACGCTACAAACGCGCATCGAAGCCATCGATGGCTGGTCGTTCCATCAGCGAATCGATGTTGTCCTCACCCGTTTAGGGCTGCCGCCTGAAGCGGAAATGAATGCACTTTCCGGTGGTTGGCGTCGCCGCGTCGCATTGGCGCGTGCGTTGGTGTCAGAACCTGATCTACTGCTCCTTGACGAGCCCACTAACCACCTGGACTTAGACACTATTGCGTGGTTGGAGGAGCAACTGCTAGCGTTCAATGGCGCGGTATTGTTGATTACCCACGACCGCGCATTCTTATCAAAGCTGGCGACCAATATTCTTGAATTAGACCGAGGAAAACTGGGTCGATACCCTGGGAACTACGCCGAGTATCAAGAACGCAAGCAACACGAGCTGGAAGTAGAAGCCCGTGAGCATGCGCTTTTTGACAAGAAGCTGGCCCAGGAAGAGGTCTGGATTCGTCAAGGTGTGAAGGCGCGGCGTACCCGTAACGAAGGTCGTGTGCGGGAGCTTGAGCAGATGCGCGTGGAGCGTAGCCAGCGCCGTGAGCGCCAAGGCACAGCCAATCTCACCGTAGATAGCGGCGAGCGTACTGGCAAGCGGGTAGTCGAGCTTAAAGGCGTGACTCAGCGCTTCGGAGATGAGGTCATTCTACGTGACGTGAATCTTGAAGTGATGCGCGGTGACCGTATTGGCTTCCTTGGTCGCAACGGTGCAGGTAAAACCACGCTGCTGAAAATCTTGCTTGGCGAGCTTGCGCCAACTGAAGGTAGTGTTCAGCTAGGTACCAATTTGAAGGTAGCTTACTTCGATCAGCTGCGTGCTGGCCTGGAGCTGGAAAAAACTGTCTACGATAACGTGGCCCAAGGCAGTGATCGCGTCAGCGTTGGTGGTAAAGATCGCCATGTGATGAGTTATCTTCAGGATTTCCTGTTCACTCCAGACCGCGTACGCCAGCCGGTAAAAGCGCTTTCTGGTGGTGAATCCAACCGGCTACTGCTAGCCAAGCTGTTTACCCAGCCTGCCAATGTACTGGTGTTGGATGAGCCGACCAATGATTTAGATATGGAAACCCTGGAGCTGCTTGAAGAACTGCTGCTGGACTTCGATGGCACGCTACTGCTGGTTTCCCACGACCGAACGTTTATGGATAACGTTGTCACCAGTATGCTGGCCTTCGAAGGAGAAGGTTGTGTGCGTGAGTATGTAGGTGGCTACACTGACTGGATTCGCCAAGGCGGCAAGTTGCCACCAGCACCTTGGGAAGGGGCTGCGCGTCAGCAAACTGAACCGACTAGCATAGCGGTGGACAAAAAGCCTGAACCTCCGGCTGAACCCATTAAGAAAACCGTTAAGCTCTCCTACAAGCTGCAGCGTGAATTAGATGCGTTGCCAGGTGAAATAGAGCGGCTAGAAAGCGAGATTGAGGCGCTAGAGCAAGAGATAGGTGACCCTGCTTTTTATCAGCAAGAGGCCACTAGGGTGACAGCGAAGCTGCAGCAGTTAGAAGGTGTTCAGCAAGGGCTGGAAATTGCCATGGAGCGCTGGATGGAACTGGAGGCGATGGCTAACGGCGAATAA
- a CDS encoding AraC family transcriptional regulator yields the protein MTVTVSMHFVNELLCGLSDNAQSHNRYLEQAGISPFLLSAPNGRVTVEQFAELYRLIALEIDDETPRFFSRPLRCGTLKLLCLSLLDAPTLHVALHRYTQFFRIILDDFSYAFSVSDGVARMALVEHAPLPGSRILIHELMLKLFHGIASWMIARKIPPVLMECNYAPPSYNADYLYFYPGKVLFNQPQTAMSFDQSLLNHPIRQTKQHLGAFLQRAPADWFYVSFEEQLLTHRVREHLRRHLPAAASVSHVADALHMSVRTLSRRLSQEGTHFQAVKDEFRRDYAVQALTRSAQPLASIADTLGFEDLACFSRAFKQWTGNSPAAYRKARTAGARR from the coding sequence GTGACCGTGACTGTTTCAATGCACTTCGTAAACGAGCTGTTGTGTGGCTTATCTGATAACGCTCAATCGCATAATCGCTACCTGGAGCAGGCGGGCATTTCTCCCTTTTTGCTTAGCGCGCCCAACGGTCGGGTTACCGTTGAACAGTTTGCCGAGCTTTATCGGCTTATTGCGCTGGAGATAGATGACGAAACGCCACGCTTTTTTTCACGCCCGCTGCGCTGCGGAACCTTAAAGCTACTCTGCTTAAGCTTGCTTGATGCTCCCACTTTGCACGTTGCCCTACACCGCTATACGCAGTTTTTCAGGATAATTCTGGACGACTTTAGCTACGCTTTTTCTGTCAGTGATGGCGTGGCACGTATGGCACTGGTTGAGCATGCCCCGCTGCCTGGCAGCCGCATTCTCATTCACGAACTGATGCTAAAACTGTTTCACGGCATTGCATCATGGATGATTGCTCGCAAAATACCGCCGGTACTAATGGAGTGTAATTACGCACCACCCTCTTATAATGCTGACTACCTCTATTTTTACCCAGGCAAGGTACTCTTTAACCAGCCACAAACAGCAATGTCGTTTGATCAATCATTATTGAATCACCCTATTCGCCAAACTAAGCAGCATTTAGGTGCGTTTTTACAACGCGCACCTGCTGACTGGTTTTATGTCTCGTTTGAGGAACAGCTTTTAACCCACCGGGTACGCGAGCACTTAAGGCGCCATTTACCTGCAGCTGCAAGCGTTTCCCATGTTGCCGATGCACTGCATATGTCAGTTCGCACACTGTCCCGCCGCTTAAGCCAAGAAGGTACGCATTTCCAAGCGGTGAAAGATGAGTTTCGGCGTGATTATGCGGTGCAAGCATTAACCCGCAGCGCTCAACCACTGGCCTCTATTGCCGACACGCTCGGCTTTGAAGACTTAGCCTGTTTTAGCCGAGCATTTAAACAGTGGACAGGAAACTCGCCCGCCGCCTATCGCAAAGCGCGTACGGCGGGCGCTAGGAGATAG
- a CDS encoding universal stress protein, protein MSYHHILVAVDLTKDSHKILERAVAIAERNNGAKLSIMHTLEPLGFAYGGDIPMDLTSIQDQLDDHAKKRLAEIAAPHIAQTDQHVLVGMPDTEIHRFAEEHNVDLIVVGSHGRHGFALLLGSTSTGVLHGAQCDVLAVRVGKKGEKSDE, encoded by the coding sequence ATGAGCTATCACCACATTCTGGTAGCCGTTGACTTGACGAAGGACTCGCACAAGATCTTAGAGCGTGCGGTTGCCATCGCCGAACGTAATAACGGCGCCAAGCTATCTATTATGCATACACTTGAACCGTTAGGATTTGCCTACGGCGGCGATATCCCTATGGACCTTACCAGCATCCAAGATCAGCTAGACGACCACGCTAAGAAGCGCCTTGCTGAGATTGCAGCCCCCCATATTGCACAAACCGACCAGCACGTTTTAGTAGGCATGCCAGACACTGAAATACACCGGTTTGCAGAAGAGCATAATGTTGATTTGATCGTGGTGGGTTCCCACGGCCGTCACGGCTTTGCCCTGCTGCTTGGCTCTACGTCTACCGGCGTTTTACACGGTGCCCAATGCGATGTCCTGGCGGTACGAGTAGGCAAAAAAGGCGAAAAAAGCGACGAGTGA